The Chrysemys picta bellii isolate R12L10 chromosome 5, ASM1138683v2, whole genome shotgun sequence genome includes a window with the following:
- the FGG gene encoding fibrinogen gamma chain isoform X2, with amino-acid sequence MVPKLHRWATAHLLSLLFSACMAYIATRENCCILDERFGSYCPTTCGIADFLTKYHPGVDKELQVLENLLQQITNSSTVTEQLIRQIQIHSLPEKLSLPDVINGFTQKNRKIIDEIIRYENTIVEHENIIQQLTDVLMLNTKKISQLKQMTNQLASQCQEPCRDTVQILETTGRDCQDIANKGARHSGLYFIKPLKAKQQFLVYCEIDTFGNGWTVFQRRLDGSVDFKKNWAQYKEGFGHLSPDDQSEYWLGNEKIHLITTQSTIPYALRIELEDWENKKSTADYAVFKVGPEADKYRLTYAYFVAGGEAGDALDGFDFGDDPSDKFFTSHNGMQFSTYDRDNDKFDGNCAEQDGAGWWMNRCHAGNLNGKYYQGGTYSAREVGPAGYDNGIIWATWRSRWYSMKKTTMKVIPFNRLSIGDGQQHNLGGSKQVGDI; translated from the exons ATGGTGCCGAAGTTACACAGATGGGCTACTGCGCATCTTCTGTCCTTACTCTTTTCAGCTTGCATGGCA TATATTGCTACCAGAGAAAACTGCTGCATCTTAGATGAACGATTT GGTAGCTATTGCCCAACTACATGCGGCATTGCAGACTTCTTAACTAAATACCACCCTGGTGTGGATAAGGAGCTGCAGGTCCTTGAAAATCTCTTGCAACAGATCACTAACTCTTCCACTGTAACAGAACAGTTGATCCGCCAAATCCAAATCCACAGCCTCCCAGAGAAACTGAGTCTGCCAG ATGTGATCAACGGTTTTActcaaaaaaacaggaaaataattGATGAAATTATCAGATATGAAAACACTATTGTGGAACATGAAAATATTATACA GCAACTGACAGATGTGTTGATGTTAAACACTAAGAAGATTTCACAACTAAAACAGATGACTAATCAGCTTGCGTCACAATGTCAGGAGCCATGCAGAGACACAGTCCAAATACTGGAAACAACTGGAAGAG ATTGTCAAGACATTGCAAATAAAGGTGCCAGACACAGTGGTCTTTACTTCATCAAACCTCTAAAAGCTAAGCAGCAGTTTCTAGTCTATTGTGAGATTGACACATTTGGCAATGGATGGACAGTGTTCCAGAGA AGACTTGATGGGAGCGTGGACTTCAAGAAAAACTGGGCTCAGTACAAAGAAGGATTTGGACACCTGTCACCAGATGACCAGTCAGAGTACTGGCTGGGAAATGAAAAGATTCATTTAATAACCACTCAGTCTACTATTCCATATGCCTTAAGGATAGAACTGGAAGACTGGGAGAATAAAAAAAG tacTGCAGACTATGCTGTGTTCAAAGTGGGACCTGAAGCAGACAAGTACCGACTGACCTATGCCTATTTTGTTGCTGGTGGTGAAGCAGGGGATGCCCTTGATGGTTTTGATTTTGGAGATGATCCCAGTGACAAATTTTTTACATCCCATAATGGCATGCAGTTCAGTACCTATGATCGTGACAATGATAAATTTGATGGCAATTGTGCTGAACAGGATGGAGCAGGATGGTGGATGAATAGATGTCATGCTGGTAACCTCAATGGCAAATATTATCAAG GTGGCACTTACTCAGCAAGAGAGGTTGGTCCAGCTGGATACGACAATGGGATTATCTGGGCAACCTGGCGTTCTCGGTGGTATTCCATGAAGAAAACTACGATGAAAGTCATCCCATTCAACAGACTTTCAATAGGAGATGGACAGCAGCACAACTTAGGTGGCTCCAAACAG GTTGGAGACATTTAA
- the FGG gene encoding fibrinogen gamma chain isoform X1, whose protein sequence is MVPKLHRWATAHLLSLLFSACMAYIATRENCCILDERFGSYCPTTCGIADFLTKYHPGVDKELQVLENLLQQITNSSTVTEQLIRQIQIHSLPEKLSLPDVINGFTQKNRKIIDEIIRYENTIVEHENIIQQLTDVLMLNTKKISQLKQMTNQLASQCQEPCRDTVQILETTGRDCQDIANKGARHSGLYFIKPLKAKQQFLVYCEIDTFGNGWTVFQRRLDGSVDFKKNWAQYKEGFGHLSPDDQSEYWLGNEKIHLITTQSTIPYALRIELEDWENKKSTADYAVFKVGPEADKYRLTYAYFVAGGEAGDALDGFDFGDDPSDKFFTSHNGMQFSTYDRDNDKFDGNCAEQDGAGWWMNRCHAGNLNGKYYQGGTYSAREVGPAGYDNGIIWATWRSRWYSMKKTTMKVIPFNRLSIGDGQQHNLGGSKQVGSDGRGDI, encoded by the exons ATGGTGCCGAAGTTACACAGATGGGCTACTGCGCATCTTCTGTCCTTACTCTTTTCAGCTTGCATGGCA TATATTGCTACCAGAGAAAACTGCTGCATCTTAGATGAACGATTT GGTAGCTATTGCCCAACTACATGCGGCATTGCAGACTTCTTAACTAAATACCACCCTGGTGTGGATAAGGAGCTGCAGGTCCTTGAAAATCTCTTGCAACAGATCACTAACTCTTCCACTGTAACAGAACAGTTGATCCGCCAAATCCAAATCCACAGCCTCCCAGAGAAACTGAGTCTGCCAG ATGTGATCAACGGTTTTActcaaaaaaacaggaaaataattGATGAAATTATCAGATATGAAAACACTATTGTGGAACATGAAAATATTATACA GCAACTGACAGATGTGTTGATGTTAAACACTAAGAAGATTTCACAACTAAAACAGATGACTAATCAGCTTGCGTCACAATGTCAGGAGCCATGCAGAGACACAGTCCAAATACTGGAAACAACTGGAAGAG ATTGTCAAGACATTGCAAATAAAGGTGCCAGACACAGTGGTCTTTACTTCATCAAACCTCTAAAAGCTAAGCAGCAGTTTCTAGTCTATTGTGAGATTGACACATTTGGCAATGGATGGACAGTGTTCCAGAGA AGACTTGATGGGAGCGTGGACTTCAAGAAAAACTGGGCTCAGTACAAAGAAGGATTTGGACACCTGTCACCAGATGACCAGTCAGAGTACTGGCTGGGAAATGAAAAGATTCATTTAATAACCACTCAGTCTACTATTCCATATGCCTTAAGGATAGAACTGGAAGACTGGGAGAATAAAAAAAG tacTGCAGACTATGCTGTGTTCAAAGTGGGACCTGAAGCAGACAAGTACCGACTGACCTATGCCTATTTTGTTGCTGGTGGTGAAGCAGGGGATGCCCTTGATGGTTTTGATTTTGGAGATGATCCCAGTGACAAATTTTTTACATCCCATAATGGCATGCAGTTCAGTACCTATGATCGTGACAATGATAAATTTGATGGCAATTGTGCTGAACAGGATGGAGCAGGATGGTGGATGAATAGATGTCATGCTGGTAACCTCAATGGCAAATATTATCAAG GTGGCACTTACTCAGCAAGAGAGGTTGGTCCAGCTGGATACGACAATGGGATTATCTGGGCAACCTGGCGTTCTCGGTGGTATTCCATGAAGAAAACTACGATGAAAGTCATCCCATTCAACAGACTTTCAATAGGAGATGGACAGCAGCACAACTTAGGTGGCTCCAAACAGGTTGGATCAGATGGTCGAGGCGATATTTAG